A genome region from Labilibaculum antarcticum includes the following:
- a CDS encoding LysR family transcriptional regulator encodes MVNLEWYRTFKAIYEKGTLTAAAQVLFISQPGVSLHLSSLESYTGAKLFDRVSKKMIPTERGKVLYNGLIEPLLKLEEIERHFHKSTENDIPTISIGMCFETFQHILERHLHTLNFNVISSFSDYQSSLMKLEKGIVDVVITSQKTEIKGIQYIPVGKEAIVLIGSNDIDKDAFNKTIKTKSKSDILTFIKEKKWYGASSDNVHLKRFWQANFNSSPDFRANYIVPNFKSIINSLCIGSGLAIVPDFLCKREFEDGKLQLLWRGNSPITNQLYFACRKNSIYENQLNEILKIFKKEMDLDPK; translated from the coding sequence ATGGTGAATTTAGAATGGTATCGCACCTTTAAAGCGATTTACGAAAAAGGAACATTAACAGCAGCTGCCCAAGTTTTATTTATTTCTCAGCCTGGTGTAAGCTTGCATTTAAGTTCGTTGGAAAGTTATACAGGAGCAAAGCTTTTCGATAGAGTTTCAAAAAAAATGATTCCTACCGAACGTGGAAAAGTATTGTATAATGGGCTTATTGAACCATTGTTAAAGTTAGAGGAGATAGAGAGGCACTTTCATAAAAGTACTGAGAATGATATTCCTACTATAAGTATTGGAATGTGCTTTGAAACGTTTCAGCACATTCTAGAAAGGCATCTTCATACACTGAATTTTAATGTGATAAGCAGTTTTTCTGATTATCAGAGTTCACTAATGAAGTTAGAGAAAGGAATTGTTGATGTTGTAATTACATCTCAAAAAACGGAAATTAAAGGGATTCAGTATATACCCGTTGGCAAAGAGGCTATTGTTTTAATTGGCAGTAATGATATTGATAAAGATGCCTTTAATAAGACGATTAAAACAAAAAGTAAATCCGACATACTCACATTCATCAAAGAAAAAAAATGGTATGGTGCGTCAAGTGACAATGTGCATTTAAAGCGATTCTGGCAAGCTAATTTTAATTCGTCACCTGATTTTAGAGCCAATTACATTGTCCCCAATTTTAAATCGATAATAAACAGTCTTTGTATTGGAAGCGGATTAGCCATTGTTCCTGATTTTCTTTGCAAAAGGGAATTTGAAGATGGAAAATTGCAATTACTATGGCGTGGGAACTCTCCAATTACTAATCAACTCTATTTTGCTTGCCGGAAGAATTCTATATATGAAAATCAATTGAATGAAATTTTGAAGATATTTAAAAAAGAAATGGACTTAGACCCAAAATAA
- a CDS encoding NADH:flavin oxidoreductase, which yields MLVMEKTKIRNLELNNRIIRAALWMKMADKDGHITPQLYKVYEELSKGGVGMIITGYSMVDPNDRPNPGMMGIYNDSFIEEHRKLVDTVHSNGTPIAIQLAYGGSQNYHPDFQDATLFGPSAVKNRLTGITPKEMSKEDIQHLTKMFTSAAIRAQKSGYDAVEIHGAHGYLLSQFLTPFCNRRTDEYGGTIENRSRIIVDVIQSIRKAAGDNFTIMVKMNHDDYMDEGEGLTLADAVEVAKILEKAGADLLEISGVNETSGKGVGPARTKINKPELQSYFLEPTKQIAEAVTIPVLLMGGNRDFKRMQGILNDTSIAYFSIARPLLYEPDLVNKWKDNPDYKPLCISCNACYREGEVGCSVKEKRSITKV from the coding sequence ATGTTAGTAATGGAGAAAACAAAAATCAGGAATTTAGAATTGAATAATCGAATTATTCGTGCGGCTTTGTGGATGAAGATGGCTGACAAAGACGGGCATATCACACCACAGCTGTACAAGGTTTACGAGGAACTTTCGAAAGGTGGTGTTGGAATGATTATTACAGGTTATTCAATGGTTGATCCAAACGATAGACCAAACCCTGGAATGATGGGTATATACAACGATTCTTTTATTGAAGAGCACAGAAAATTAGTAGATACTGTCCATTCTAATGGAACTCCAATTGCTATCCAATTGGCTTATGGAGGTTCGCAAAACTATCATCCGGACTTTCAGGATGCAACATTATTTGGTCCTTCAGCCGTGAAAAACCGTTTAACGGGAATTACGCCCAAAGAGATGTCCAAAGAAGACATTCAACATCTAACAAAAATGTTTACCAGTGCTGCAATAAGAGCGCAGAAATCGGGTTACGACGCCGTTGAGATACACGGTGCACATGGCTATTTATTAAGCCAGTTCTTAACTCCATTTTGTAACCGGCGCACCGACGAATATGGAGGAACAATTGAAAATAGGTCTCGGATTATTGTCGATGTCATTCAAAGTATTCGTAAGGCAGCAGGAGATAATTTTACCATTATGGTAAAAATGAACCACGATGATTATATGGACGAAGGCGAAGGCTTAACCCTTGCAGATGCTGTTGAAGTTGCCAAAATACTTGAAAAAGCAGGAGCAGACCTGTTAGAGATTAGTGGAGTAAATGAAACTTCGGGAAAAGGTGTAGGACCGGCACGAACTAAAATAAACAAGCCTGAGTTACAATCTTATTTCTTGGAGCCAACCAAACAAATTGCCGAAGCTGTAACTATTCCTGTACTATTAATGGGGGGAAATCGCGATTTTAAAAGGATGCAAGGTATTCTTAATGACACCAGTATTGCGTACTTTTCCATTGCGCGACCACTGCTTTACGAACCTGATTTGGTGAATAAGTGGAAAGATAATCCTGATTATAAGCCACTTTGCATTTCGTGCAATGCTTGTTATCGCGAAGGAGAAGTTGGTTGCAGCGTTAAAGAAAAAAGAAGTATAACTAAAGTGTAA
- a CDS encoding FMN-binding protein: protein MGKQQIGATVYQYSLILIILVAIAYSGGRDFLFHNNEAEVTVVLDDIQEIYPTAEYYTKNRQGAFDVYGNSIDKIGSALLSSDYSQQFGYGGSVPLLIGVDDNLTITKVILLPNHETGDYIEAIYGNKFIGKWQGVNLEDAMQLHVDIVSGATLTSKAVIAGIRHTASSVMESDASLITESNLWTTIKDVLFLSLMLLSLAMAYKKGTAKYRSLYLLLVLAIMGLILNNALSVRLLHGWLQHGFVWRANWQSSVVFILALTLSFFGKRKFYCNYLCPMGALQELTNHFTPFKKRKLPTRFKGITAKEIYLTLIAGALLLGFTPELSYLEPFMFFSFRIVGIGLIIFGLIVVALSLFFTKPWCSVCPTGCILDTISYEKVKNIDS, encoded by the coding sequence ATGGGAAAACAGCAAATAGGGGCGACGGTATACCAATACTCTTTAATACTAATTATTTTGGTAGCCATAGCTTACAGTGGGGGCAGGGATTTTTTATTTCACAATAACGAGGCCGAAGTCACTGTGGTGTTAGACGATATACAGGAGATTTACCCCACGGCAGAGTATTATACTAAAAATAGACAGGGTGCATTTGATGTTTATGGCAATAGTATCGATAAAATAGGGTCAGCACTACTCTCATCCGATTACTCCCAACAATTTGGTTACGGTGGTAGCGTTCCTTTATTGATAGGTGTTGATGATAATTTGACTATTACCAAAGTTATTTTATTGCCGAACCATGAGACTGGTGACTACATAGAAGCCATATATGGCAATAAGTTTATAGGCAAGTGGCAAGGCGTCAACTTAGAAGATGCTATGCAGCTCCATGTTGATATTGTCTCTGGAGCTACCCTTACGAGCAAGGCTGTGATTGCAGGCATTAGGCATACAGCCTCTTCAGTTATGGAGTCTGATGCATCTCTTATCACAGAATCGAACCTTTGGACAACGATTAAGGATGTTCTATTTTTGAGTCTAATGTTGCTATCGCTAGCGATGGCTTACAAAAAAGGAACGGCGAAGTACCGCAGTCTTTATTTGTTATTGGTGTTGGCTATAATGGGCTTAATCCTCAATAATGCACTCTCTGTTCGGTTACTACACGGATGGCTACAGCATGGCTTTGTATGGCGGGCCAATTGGCAAAGTAGCGTGGTCTTTATTTTAGCATTGACCCTCTCTTTTTTCGGTAAGCGTAAATTTTACTGTAACTATCTCTGTCCAATGGGAGCATTGCAAGAACTAACGAACCATTTTACGCCTTTCAAAAAAAGAAAGCTACCAACACGATTTAAGGGTATAACTGCCAAGGAGATATATCTGACACTTATTGCGGGCGCTTTGTTATTAGGTTTTACTCCCGAATTATCCTATTTAGAACCTTTCATGTTCTTCTCCTTTCGCATAGTAGGCATCGGACTTATTATCTTCGGTTTAATAGTTGTTGCGTTGTCGCTATTTTTCACCAAACCCTGGTGTTCGGTATGTCCTACAGGATGTATATTGGATACTATATCCTATGAAAAAGTTAAAAATATTGATTCGTAA
- a CDS encoding flavin reductase — protein sequence MQKSKFLNIILASAVLVLTILLTNKNDGSNKPTTSPIVPFADSLPAASHAATIPFKKKSLGIRTELYPKPALVIGSYDKEGKPNMMTAAWVSIANSNPLSIAVSMRPATYSHGNVTETKSFTVNIPSSELAKYVDYVGRFSGKDVDKFKETGLTPVRGEFVNAPYIKEFPIVIECELTEFHDLGSHRQFIGKVIDVKADEAILDSKGNVDVNLLNPLIYAGGNYYETGRLIAKVGEALKDIDGQPFVPNYSQRYENETLEVIHNRKSVRHFTDQPVSKEQIETLLRAGMAAPTAVNRQPWAFYVVTERETLDTLSQQLPYAKMLSQVQAAIVVCGDMEKAGNLKDEGYWVQDCAAATENILLAAESIGLGAVWTASYPYDDRTKAVIKALNLPEKYIPLNVIPIGYPTGEDVPKDKWKAENVIWQ from the coding sequence ATGCAAAAAAGTAAATTTTTAAATATTATTCTTGCCTCTGCCGTATTGGTATTGACCATTCTTTTGACCAACAAAAATGACGGGTCCAACAAGCCCACAACAAGCCCAATAGTTCCATTTGCAGATTCTCTTCCAGCAGCATCACATGCTGCAACAATTCCATTTAAGAAGAAATCGTTGGGGATTAGAACAGAGTTGTATCCAAAACCTGCTTTGGTGATAGGCTCCTATGATAAAGAGGGTAAGCCGAATATGATGACGGCTGCATGGGTAAGCATAGCCAACTCTAACCCGCTGAGTATCGCGGTCTCTATGCGCCCCGCTACCTATTCTCATGGCAATGTGACAGAGACAAAATCTTTTACCGTCAATATTCCTTCATCCGAATTGGCTAAGTATGTTGATTACGTAGGCCGATTTTCGGGAAAAGATGTAGATAAGTTTAAGGAGACTGGGCTCACGCCTGTTAGAGGAGAGTTTGTAAACGCTCCTTATATCAAAGAGTTTCCTATTGTTATAGAGTGTGAGCTTACAGAGTTTCATGACCTCGGTTCGCACAGACAGTTTATCGGAAAAGTTATAGATGTAAAAGCTGATGAGGCAATCTTAGATTCTAAAGGTAATGTAGATGTTAATTTGTTGAATCCTCTTATATATGCCGGGGGGAATTATTATGAAACAGGACGCTTGATAGCCAAGGTCGGTGAGGCTTTGAAAGATATAGATGGTCAACCATTTGTTCCTAATTATAGTCAGAGATATGAGAATGAAACATTGGAGGTGATACACAACCGAAAGAGTGTGCGCCACTTTACCGACCAGCCGGTTTCAAAAGAGCAGATAGAGACCTTGCTAAGGGCAGGTATGGCCGCCCCAACAGCAGTTAATAGGCAGCCTTGGGCTTTTTATGTTGTTACCGAGCGTGAGACTCTAGATACACTAAGCCAACAATTACCTTATGCTAAAATGTTGTCTCAGGTGCAAGCTGCTATTGTGGTGTGTGGCGATATGGAGAAGGCTGGTAATTTAAAAGATGAAGGCTATTGGGTGCAAGACTGTGCAGCAGCCACAGAGAATATACTCCTTGCCGCTGAGAGTATTGGGTTAGGAGCAGTATGGACTGCTTCGTACCCATACGATGACCGAACAAAAGCGGTTATAAAGGCGCTCAACCTGCCAGAGAAGTATATCCCCTTAAACGTTATTCCGATAGGCTATCCTACAGGTGAAGACGTGCCGAAAGATAAGTGGAAAGCAGAGAATGTTATTTGGCAATAG
- a CDS encoding transposase, translated as MSRKYKFHNKEGLYFVSFATVYWLDVFVREQYFAAIIKSLEYCCTHKGMVIYAYCILPSHIHLIFNDQNSNPGKILKEFKTYSSKHIQQLIEENPQESRK; from the coding sequence TTGAGTCGTAAATATAAATTTCACAACAAAGAAGGATTATACTTTGTAAGCTTTGCCACTGTTTACTGGCTTGATGTTTTTGTGCGCGAACAGTATTTTGCTGCCATTATCAAGAGTTTAGAATATTGTTGTACTCATAAAGGCATGGTAATATATGCTTACTGTATATTACCAAGTCATATTCATTTGATATTTAACGATCAAAACTCTAACCCAGGTAAAATTTTGAAAGAGTTTAAAACTTACTCATCAAAACATATCCAACAATTGATCGAAGAAAACCCACAGGAAAGTAGAAAATAA
- a CDS encoding WD40/YVTN/BNR-like repeat-containing protein — translation MLKLKNIGLFAIYVLLGLSMSGQSLAQKMDKNFFNRIKTEKVQSDQSVEWKNFGPGMSGYCEEFWCHPTDTNVMFMGPDMHVTYGTWDNGKSWHTIKDSDGDGKDLERTLDIVFSLQNPDYGVALERYGNIFETKDRGRTWKLVYTITEKNNPVFKKNSSYNAFTKIAIHPTNDNIWFIGVGNFWDVKANHKTQKNPNGLIHSRASYGYILKTTDKGKSWTKIANHISDELDVARIIINPANADHMIIATSHGVYTSSDGGDSWKASSKGLPNNLPRDLCSYYNPKTKEFVLYLVEQTVYTAKGKTTEATGGVYKSVDGGASWINITGNLGINLSVIADSGVRDRYHRTISHWFGIDKNVSKKTYTTYPDKTLSVYNRIVVNPLDKNEIYLSHNKKHDRGFGPGEVWKTENGGKTWFACVRDGKYWIAEKDKAYWQEKNNPTGANIEFAHIQGEMDEGSETAGNRMMAINAKGDVFLGIAQQTVRSNNKGASWQQVDDYETAPGSNAWVGRGGSDLPGRFMLLETGIEDRYLLCSGEHGLWETTDLGTYPDKDAVAVKQIEGQVHDHSGNHASHSTSTVAVHPNDTNTIYILSWRQEHRGKLRRTQDGGKTWENISTIFDGNNNSWEGLAMTYSLQIDPNKPDNMYFCSIRKPISEVGSSVKENILTKGGYGVYRSTDAGYTWTLSNEGLPAKCSVRRLTMDPQNPEIIYASVNQKSDNDPGGLYKSTDKAMTWSKVKVPAVVKSVNNLFIDRNTNYMYISCGTRSGEYISGGVWLSKDNGKKWEKIFKAPYVWQTEISPVNSDIILVNVPAQVSTKFKDFKNPGLYLSKDAGKSWTKINKGIGQPDKMVDAKPDPYHENIIWSAGWGSGWFKAIIKE, via the coding sequence ATGCTTAAATTGAAAAATATAGGATTGTTTGCAATATACGTTCTGTTGGGCTTGAGTATGTCTGGCCAGAGCCTTGCTCAGAAGATGGATAAAAACTTTTTCAATCGAATAAAAACCGAAAAAGTACAATCTGATCAGTCTGTTGAATGGAAAAATTTTGGCCCGGGAATGTCGGGCTATTGTGAGGAATTTTGGTGTCACCCCACAGATACGAATGTGATGTTTATGGGGCCCGATATGCATGTTACTTATGGTACTTGGGATAATGGGAAATCGTGGCATACCATTAAAGACAGCGATGGTGACGGTAAGGATTTGGAACGCACTCTTGATATTGTGTTTTCCTTGCAGAATCCGGATTACGGGGTGGCTTTGGAACGTTATGGGAATATTTTTGAAACTAAAGACCGCGGTCGAACCTGGAAGTTGGTGTACACAATTACTGAAAAGAACAATCCGGTTTTTAAAAAGAATTCGAGCTATAATGCATTTACTAAAATCGCCATTCATCCTACCAACGACAATATTTGGTTTATAGGTGTGGGTAACTTTTGGGATGTAAAAGCCAACCATAAAACACAGAAAAATCCGAATGGATTGATTCATTCAAGGGCAAGTTATGGCTATATTTTAAAGACAACAGATAAAGGAAAATCGTGGACTAAAATTGCCAATCATATTTCCGACGAATTGGATGTAGCAAGAATCATTATTAATCCTGCTAATGCAGATCATATGATCATTGCCACTAGTCATGGTGTATATACAAGTAGTGATGGTGGTGATAGTTGGAAAGCTAGCAGTAAAGGCCTGCCTAATAATCTGCCACGCGATTTATGCTCTTACTACAATCCTAAAACCAAAGAGTTTGTACTTTATTTGGTAGAGCAAACGGTTTACACCGCTAAAGGGAAAACAACAGAAGCCACAGGTGGTGTTTATAAAAGTGTTGATGGAGGTGCAAGCTGGATAAATATAACAGGCAATTTGGGAATAAACTTGTCGGTAATTGCGGATTCAGGGGTGCGTGATCGTTATCACAGAACGATTTCTCATTGGTTCGGAATAGATAAAAACGTTTCAAAAAAAACCTACACAACTTATCCCGACAAAACCCTTTCGGTGTACAATCGAATTGTGGTGAATCCTTTGGATAAAAATGAAATCTATCTTTCGCACAATAAGAAACACGATCGCGGTTTTGGACCTGGTGAGGTGTGGAAAACTGAAAATGGCGGAAAAACCTGGTTTGCCTGTGTCCGTGATGGCAAATATTGGATAGCAGAAAAAGATAAAGCGTACTGGCAAGAAAAGAATAATCCTACTGGTGCAAATATTGAATTTGCCCACATACAAGGAGAAATGGATGAGGGATCGGAAACAGCTGGAAATCGCATGATGGCAATTAATGCCAAAGGCGATGTGTTTCTTGGAATTGCTCAGCAAACAGTGCGTAGTAACAATAAGGGTGCTAGTTGGCAACAAGTTGATGATTATGAAACGGCTCCGGGATCTAATGCTTGGGTAGGACGAGGAGGCAGTGATCTTCCTGGAAGATTTATGTTGCTTGAAACGGGTATTGAAGACCGATATCTTTTATGCTCTGGAGAACATGGCTTGTGGGAAACCACCGATTTGGGTACTTATCCTGATAAAGATGCTGTGGCAGTGAAGCAAATAGAAGGTCAAGTTCACGATCACAGTGGAAATCATGCATCTCATTCTACTTCTACAGTTGCAGTGCATCCTAATGATACGAACACCATTTACATTCTAAGCTGGCGTCAGGAGCACAGAGGGAAACTGCGCAGAACTCAGGATGGAGGCAAAACCTGGGAAAATATCTCTACCATTTTCGATGGTAATAACAACAGCTGGGAAGGCTTGGCTATGACTTATTCTTTACAAATTGACCCTAACAAGCCAGATAATATGTATTTCTGTTCTATTCGGAAACCAATATCTGAAGTGGGCAGTTCCGTTAAGGAAAACATTCTGACAAAAGGTGGTTATGGTGTTTACCGATCTACAGATGCAGGATATACCTGGACTTTGAGTAACGAAGGACTTCCTGCCAAATGCAGTGTTCGCAGATTAACTATGGATCCTCAAAATCCGGAAATTATTTATGCTTCGGTAAATCAAAAGAGTGATAATGATCCGGGTGGTCTTTATAAATCAACTGATAAAGCAATGACTTGGAGCAAAGTTAAGGTGCCTGCAGTTGTTAAATCAGTAAATAATCTTTTCATCGATCGCAATACCAACTACATGTATATTTCATGTGGTACCCGTTCGGGAGAGTACATTTCAGGTGGTGTTTGGCTAAGTAAAGACAATGGCAAAAAATGGGAGAAAATATTCAAAGCGCCTTACGTATGGCAAACAGAAATTTCTCCGGTTAATTCTGATATTATTTTGGTGAATGTGCCGGCTCAGGTGAGCACAAAATTCAAAGATTTTAAAAATCCAGGTTTGTATTTATCCAAAGATGCAGGGAAAAGCTGGACTAAAATCAACAAAGGCATAGGTCAACCAGACAAAATGGTGGATGCAAAGCCTGATCCATATCATGAGAATATTATTTGGAGTGCCGGCTGGGGAAGCGGTTGGTTTAAAGCGATCATAAAAGAATAG
- a CDS encoding arylsulfatase encodes MIEKTSLFRVVLLILLVANLLSEVNAQRTPNVILILTDDQGIGDLACHGNPWIKTPNLDAFYKESVRLTDFHVSPYCAPTRGAIMTGKYPINNGAWATFKGRDALPENTSTMADVFKQNGYTTGIFGKWHLGDNYPVRPTDCGFYVAIHHKAGGVGELSDYWGNSYFDDVYYVNNEPKQFEGYCTDVWFKEAIKFIESNKESPFFVYLPTNAPHSPWFVDDKYSDQYRDLEGEEIVSANFYGMITNIDENIGKLDKYLKKKGLLDNTILIFMTDNGSSGGISRDGKIGYNKGYRGMKGAKTEGGHRVPFFIRWPDGKIEGGKDINDLTGHIDLLPTLAGLCQLNLDEDMNLDGVDFSSLLLKKKNKLEERTMFVHNRQDWRPPMDEKQTCLMNDKWRLVNGNELYNIDKDQYQSNNIAHQHPELVKTLLNDNARFVKIAKTRIGYQELPVNVIGNDEQDEITLTIQHAIGEDGGIWKCEQVAEGMRNTNNTHALRVDRTGTYEISCCRWPKECPGPIWGVPEENPKNLYNYTVIKPEKVRISIANQMLEKEIEAKEEAVIFKVRLEKGKTLLVNDFIEGGEKYGVYYTYIKRVD; translated from the coding sequence ATGATTGAGAAAACAAGCTTGTTTCGTGTTGTTCTACTGATTTTATTGGTGGCTAATTTACTTTCGGAAGTAAATGCTCAAAGAACTCCTAATGTGATTTTAATCCTTACGGATGATCAAGGAATTGGGGATTTGGCATGTCATGGTAATCCATGGATAAAAACACCTAATCTGGATGCATTTTATAAGGAATCGGTTCGATTAACAGATTTTCATGTAAGTCCCTATTGTGCACCAACTAGAGGGGCAATAATGACTGGGAAATATCCGATAAACAATGGAGCATGGGCAACATTTAAGGGGCGGGATGCTCTTCCCGAAAACACATCAACAATGGCCGATGTTTTTAAACAAAATGGTTATACAACGGGTATTTTTGGTAAATGGCATTTGGGTGATAATTACCCGGTTCGGCCTACCGATTGCGGTTTTTATGTCGCCATTCACCACAAAGCAGGCGGTGTTGGTGAATTATCTGATTATTGGGGCAACAGCTATTTTGATGATGTGTACTATGTGAATAATGAGCCGAAACAATTTGAAGGTTACTGTACTGATGTTTGGTTTAAGGAAGCCATTAAATTTATTGAGAGCAATAAAGAGAGTCCATTTTTTGTCTATTTGCCAACTAACGCACCTCACAGTCCGTGGTTTGTTGATGATAAATACTCCGATCAGTATAGAGATTTAGAAGGAGAGGAAATTGTTAGTGCCAACTTCTACGGGATGATCACGAATATTGATGAAAATATCGGAAAATTGGATAAATACCTCAAGAAGAAAGGGCTATTGGATAATACGATTTTGATTTTTATGACCGACAATGGTTCCAGCGGAGGAATTAGCCGTGATGGTAAAATAGGATACAATAAAGGTTATCGGGGAATGAAAGGGGCGAAAACAGAAGGTGGACATCGTGTGCCATTTTTTATTCGTTGGCCTGATGGTAAAATTGAAGGAGGAAAGGATATCAACGATCTTACCGGGCACATCGACTTACTTCCAACATTGGCAGGTTTGTGTCAACTTAATCTGGATGAAGATATGAATCTTGACGGGGTAGACTTTTCTTCACTGCTTTTAAAGAAGAAAAACAAATTGGAAGAGAGAACAATGTTTGTGCATAACCGTCAGGACTGGCGACCACCGATGGATGAAAAACAAACCTGCCTGATGAATGACAAATGGAGATTGGTAAATGGGAATGAACTGTACAATATTGACAAAGATCAATACCAGAGCAATAATATAGCTCATCAACATCCAGAACTTGTTAAAACCTTACTAAATGATAATGCTCGCTTTGTGAAAATAGCGAAGACAAGAATAGGATATCAAGAACTACCAGTCAATGTTATTGGAAATGATGAGCAGGATGAAATTACGCTAACCATTCAACATGCTATTGGAGAAGATGGAGGTATTTGGAAGTGTGAACAAGTGGCTGAAGGAATGAGGAATACCAATAACACTCATGCCTTGAGAGTTGATCGTACGGGTACATACGAAATTTCTTGTTGCAGATGGCCTAAAGAATGTCCTGGCCCGATTTGGGGAGTACCAGAGGAAAATCCTAAAAATCTTTACAATTATACCGTTATTAAACCCGAAAAAGTTAGAATTAGTATTGCCAATCAAATGCTTGAAAAAGAAATTGAAGCTAAGGAAGAGGCCGTGATATTTAAGGTAAGGCTTGAAAAAGGAAAAACACTACTTGTGAATGATTTTATTGAAGGTGGTGAAAAGTATGGGGTTTACTATACCTATATCAAGAGGGTCGATTAA
- a CDS encoding family 16 glycosylhydrolase: MKLKFCLSVLLLGIAISVFAQPSALKGYKWEAVDALSDEFKEFDDSKWTYSLWNYPPPNIMMESQAFVDDGKLCIRAEKHTDSLRWMKTCRIMSKVQIGYPMYTECRMKAADISAYNTYWLNNGNSENRNEIDICENNANPTNPKTKHGIADFPYVMQSNIHHAVDGENLRSPSNASTKLLSKRNKNRGKDFNETYHTLGLYWENDRNCHWFLDGEYVGFSSAKRKFTRELNIIFDLWSNSWDGFPTKESLDDDSRNTMYVDWIHTYKLVQIK; the protein is encoded by the coding sequence ATGAAATTGAAATTTTGTCTATCTGTACTACTTTTGGGCATTGCAATTAGTGTATTTGCCCAACCAAGTGCTTTAAAAGGATATAAATGGGAGGCAGTTGATGCCTTAAGCGATGAATTTAAAGAGTTTGATGATTCGAAATGGACCTATTCGTTGTGGAATTACCCACCTCCTAATATCATGATGGAAAGTCAAGCTTTTGTTGATGATGGAAAGCTTTGTATTAGAGCTGAAAAGCATACTGATTCCCTTAGGTGGATGAAAACTTGTCGAATCATGTCAAAAGTACAGATTGGCTATCCAATGTATACCGAATGCCGCATGAAAGCTGCTGATATCTCGGCTTACAATACCTATTGGCTGAACAATGGAAATTCTGAGAACAGAAATGAAATTGATATTTGCGAGAACAATGCGAATCCAACAAATCCGAAAACGAAACATGGAATTGCTGATTTCCCTTACGTAATGCAATCGAATATACATCATGCGGTCGATGGGGAAAATTTACGTAGTCCAAGTAATGCCTCCACGAAACTACTTTCGAAAAGAAATAAAAATAGAGGAAAGGATTTTAACGAAACATACCATACTCTTGGCCTTTACTGGGAGAATGACCGCAATTGTCATTGGTTTTTAGATGGAGAATATGTTGGTTTTTCTTCAGCCAAACGAAAATTTACTCGTGAGCTGAATATCATTTTTGATTTGTGGTCGAACTCTTGGGATGGATTCCCGACAAAGGAAAGTTTAGATGACGATTCGAGAAATACAATGTATGTTGATTGGATACATACTTACAAGCTTGTTCAAATTAAGTAA